GTATGGGCGTGCATCCAATGAGTGCCGGGTGTCGAGATGGGGAAACCGTAGTCGTAGCTTTGGCCCGGCCGCAGCAACGGCTGCGGCAGGTCGGGCACGCCGTCCTGTCCGAATGGCGGCGTCAGCCCGTGCCAATGGATCAAGGTTGGCGCGTCCAGCGCATTTTCGAGCCGGACCCGGAAGCCGTCGGCCGCCGGCATGGCAAGCCCATGCGTGCCGTCGGGCCGGACGAGACCGAAGACCTTGGCGGCACGGCCGGCAACGTCGATGACGCGGGTATCGGCCCGGATGATATTGGGGGCGGCCGCTCGCGCGGCATGAGGAATGATTAGCGGCAGGACAGCGCTCGCAGCGCCGGCAGCCGCCGTGGACGCCAGGAACTGGCGACGGGATATAGGTTGCATTGCATAGCTCTCATGTTCGTGACTTCGGGCCATAACGGCCGATGACGAAGCGCACTGACGCGATGTCGCGTGCGCTCAGGCAGTCACGACAAGCTTGGGAGGACGCAGTCGGATCGGCAGGTCGCCGGGAGAGGATACGAAGGGCGGCGCGGTCGCGACGGGGTGGCTTCCCGAAACCGCGACGAAGAGATGGTCGTCGACCGGAGTGCAGAAGGAACAGCTTGAAGCCGAGATGCCGCATGTTCCTTGATGATGCATCTGGCCAACGTCCTTGCAGGGAGCTTGATGACCATCATGTCGCATCGCCGCAGAGCCATGGTTGTGCTCCGCGGCCCACTGGGCGCCACGCGGAGCCGCTGCCGCGTTGGCATGGCCGTAAAGGACTGTGGTGAACGCCATCAGCAGAGCGAGGCATACGGCGAGCCAACGCGGCCCGCCGAATCCCGACGAGCGCTTCATCGAACGGCCCAGCCTTGATCGGATGCCATTCCGATCCACAATCAAACCCTTCTGCTCGTGGCGGCGAACACCATCTTCAAGTTGATCATATCCCAGAGACCCGGGCAGGAATTTGCTCTAGGTCAAAGAGTTCAGGGCTCTGGAAAGAGGCCTTCCCCAAGTCCTCCTGCACAAAAGCGTGTGACGTCAGCGTGGAGAGCTGGCGAGATGCTTGTTGCCCCGGCATGCGTTCGGAATTGCTGCCGATCGGCTTCAAGCTTTCATGCCGGCTTTAACTCGCGGACGTTGTTGCCCGAACCGGGTGATCCGCGAATTTCGCCGTACCAGTCTTCAGAAAAAGTAGCGGCGGCCCGCTAAGCCATTTGAAAGAATGGTGATCCCGACAGGAATCGAACCTGTGACCTACAGATTAGGAATCTGCCGCTCTATCCTACTGAGCTACGGGACCACGCGGCCAGACACATAGCCGCTTCGGGCCGGTTCGCCAAGGGGTGATGCTGCCCGGTCGCGCGGCGCCTTGCTCCGCGACGTCAGCCAGGCGGGGCGGCGAGGCGAACGCTCGCCGCTGCAAAAGGCGGTCACGCCGCCAGCGCCGTCTCCGCCAGCCTCACCCAATAGCTCATGCCGTGCGGGATGACCTCGTCGTTGAAGTCGTAGGCGGGATGGTGGAGGCCGGCCGAGTCGCCGTTGCCGATGAAGATGAAGGCGCCGGGGCGCGCTTCCAGCATGTAGGAAAAGTCCTCGCCGCCCATCACCGGCTGGATGGCGCGGTGAACATGGGCGTCGCCGGCGACGTCGGCGGCGATATCGCTGGCGAAGACCGTCTCTTCCGGGTGGTTGAAGGTGACCGGATAGTTGGCGTCGTAGTCGACCTCGATCGTCGCGCCGAAGGCCGACGCAAGGCCCGCGCAGATGGCGCGGATACGCTCTTCCGCCTTCCTGGCCACTTCTTTCTTCAGCGTGCGCACGGTGCCGGCGATCTCGGCTTTCTCCGGAATGACGTTGTAGGCATCGCCGGCGTGGAATTTGGTCACCGACACCACGACGGCCTCGACCGGATCGGTACTGCGCGAGGCGATGGTCTGCAGCGCGCCCACCAGCTGGCTGGTGATGACGATCGGGTCGATGGTGCCGTGCGGCATGGCCGCGTGGCCGCCATGCCCCTTGACGGTGATGGTGAATTCGGCGGTCGCGGCCATGATCGGGCCGGGCTTGATGGCGAACTCGCCGACGGGCAGCCCGGGCATGTTGTGCATGCCGAACACCTTCGAGATGCCGAAGCGCTCCATCATGCCGTCCTTGACCATTTCGTTGCCGCCCCCGCCGCCTTCCTCGGCCGGCTGGAAGATCACCGCCACGGAGCCGGCGAAATTGCGCGTCTCGGCGAGATATTTGGCGGCGCCGAGCAGCATGGCCGTGTGGCCGTCGTGACCGCAGGCATGCATCTTGCCGGCAACGGTCGACGCATAGGGTTTGCCGGTGATCTCGTTGATGGGCAACGCGTCCATGTCGGCGCGCAGCCCGATGGTCGGACCTTCGCCCTTGCGGCCGTGAATGATGCCGACGACGCCAGTCTTGCCAAGCCCCGTCACAACCTCGTCGCAGCCGAAGGCCTTCAGCTTGTCGGTGACGAAAGCGGCGGTCTGGAAGACGTCGAAGTTCAGTTCCGGCGTCTGGTGCAGATGGCGTCGCCAGCCGGCGACTTCTTCCTGCATTTCCGCGGCACGGTTGAGAATTGGCATAGTCGGTCCATTTCTTGTTGGGGCAGGCGGTTCAGGTCCGCTTGCTCAGCGATTGTGATTGCCTGGCGTTTTGCCATTTTGGCGTCACATAGGGTAAATAGCACCGCATAGTGCGGTCCGGGGTCGAGGGTCGGTCCGCACCATGCTGGCCATCGCGTAACGAAATCTTACGGAGCCAGCGGCGATTACGGCAAGAGGCGATTTCGGAATAGATCATGCGGCAAAGGCATTTCCTCAACCTATTGCTTGCGGGAGCACTGGCGCTACCGATGTTTTGCGGCGCGGCCCGCGCCAATCCGGTCGTGCTGTTCGACCTGAAGAGCGGCAAGGTGCTCGAGCATCAGGATGCCTTCAAGCGCTGGTATCCGGCCTCGCTCAGCAAACTGATGACGGCCTATGTCACGTTTCGGGCGATCGCCGCCGGCGAGGTGGCGCTCGATTCGCCGATCAAGGTGACGAAGCATTCGGCCGGCGAGCCGCCGAGCAAGATGGGCTTCAAACCGGGTTCGGTGATGCGGCTCGACAATGCGCTGAAGATGATGCTGGTCAAATCGGCCAACGACATCGCCATGGCGGTCGGCGAGAACATCGGCGGGTCGCAGGCGGCCTTCGCCGACCGCATGAATGCCGAGGCCGCCAGGCTCGGCATGGTCGGAACGCATTTCGTCAATCCGAACGGTCTCTATTCCCCGGACCAGTACACGACCGCGCGCGACCTCGCCGTGCTGGTGACGGCGCTCCGCAACGACTTTCCGCAATATGCGCCGTGGTTCTCCATCGAGGGGCTCGCCGTCGGCAAGAAGGCGCTCCCGAACTACAATCTGCTCATCGGGCGCTATCCGGGCGCCGATGGCATGAAGACCGGTTTCGTCTGCTCGTCGGGCTTCAACATGATCGGCTCGGCGACGCGCAATGGCCGCACGCTGGTCGCCGTGGTGCTCGGCGAGAAATCCGCCATCAGCCGCGCCGAAACGGCGGCGAAGCTGCTCGATCAGGGTTTTGACACACCGGCGGCGGGCTCGACGACGCTCGCGGCGCTCAAGCCCTATGGCGACACGCTGTCGCCCAACGACATGCATGACGAGATCTGCAAGAAGAAGCCGAAGGACGAGCAGTCCGAGGCTGCCCCCACCGTGGAAGCCAAGGACAAGCCGAAATCACCCTATCAGGTGAAGCTCGACCATCCGACTCTGATCGCGGTCGGCCTTGGCGGCGCGACCGGACCGGCGCCCAAGGCTTTCGTCGACCAGACCGATCAGAATTACGCCGACGTGCCGCTGCCGACGTGGCGGCCCGACATGCCGCTGCCGGACGGTGCCGCGCCCGCGTCGACCCCGACGGCCGCCGCCGCCGCGCAGGGCGATCAGCCGGCCAAGGCCGCCAACTAGCCGGTGACCGGGCGGATGAGCGGCTTTCCCATTCCCGTCTCGGTGCTCACCGGCTTCCTCGGCGCCGGCAAGACGACGCTGCTCAACAGGCTGCTCAAGGATCCGCAGCTTGCCGACACGGCCGTCATCATCAACGAGTTCGGCGAAGTGGCGATCGACCACCTGCTGGTCGAGCAGGCCTCCGACGGCATCATCCAGCTTTCCGACGGCTGCCTCTGCTGCACGGTGCGCGGCGACCTCGTCGATACGCTGGCTGATCTCGTCGACCGGCTGCAGACGGGCCGTATCGCCAGGCTTGCCCGCGTCGTGATCGAAACCACCGGACTTGCCGACCCCGCGCCGGTGCTGCAGTCGATCATGGCGCATCCGGCGCTGGTGGAGGCCTTCCGGCTCGACGGCGTCGTCACGCTGGTCGATGCCGTCAACGGCGAGGCCGCGCTCGATGGCCATGTCGAGGCGGTGAAGCAGGCCGCGGTCGCCGACCGCATCGTGCTCACCAAGACCGACCTTGCCGATGCGAACGATGTCGAGGCGTTGCGGGCGAGGCTCAGGCAGATCAATCCGGGCGCGGTGCTGCTCGACGTCAACGATCCCGCTACGGGTGCCGCGTCCCTGTTCAATTGCGGCCTCTACAATCCCGAAACCAAGAGTGCCGACGTGCGGCGCTGGCTCGGCGAAGAGGCCGCGCACGATCACGATCATCATCACCACGATGATGAGGACCATGACCATCATCACCACGACCACCGACATGACAGCCGCGTGCGCTCCCACGCGCTCATCCACGACGGACCGGTGCCGTTCTCGGCGATCGAGATGTTCCTCGATCTCTTACGCTCGACGCACGGCGATAAGCTGCTGCGCATGAAGGGCGTCATCGAACTCGCGGAAGATCCGTCACGGCCCTTGGTGATCCACGGCGTGCAGAAGATCCTGCATCCGCCGGCAAGGCTGCCGACATGGCCGGATGGCCAGCGCGGCACCCGACTGGTGCTGATCACGCTCGATATGCCGGAAGACTATGTCCAGCGGCTGTTTTCCGCCTTCACCAACAAGCCGTCTATCGACACGCCCGACCGGGCGGCGCTCGAAGCCAATCCGCTGGCGATCGCCGGGCTGTAGACAAAGGAGGCAGGCAGGTTCAGGCCGCGCCGCCGCGCTCGACCAGGAAGCGATGGCCGCCGGCAACCGCGGCCGTCTCGATCAGCCGATGGCCGGCATCGGCACAGAAGGCCGGAATGTCGATCACGGCAAGCGGGTCGGTGGTTTCGAGCCACAGCCGGCTGCCGGGCCGCATCGCGGCAAGGCGCTTGCGCGCCTTCAGCACCGGCAATGGGCAGTTCAATCCCTTGAGGTCGTAAATGACGGGCCTGGGCAAGGCGAAAGCTCTCAGCCGCCGAACATGCCGAGCAGCTTCTTCTTCAGCTTCGAGACAGTACCTTCGTCAGCACTGGCCGCCTGTGTCTCAGCCGGCTGGGCAGGCGCCGCCTCGACGCCCGCCGTGGCCACCTGCTGCTGGGCTGCCTGCTTGGCGGCTTCCTTCTCGGCCAGAGCCTGCGCCTTGGCTTGCTCCTTGGCGGCCTTGGCCGCCTCGATCGCCGCCAGGTGCTGTTCCTCGGCCTTGCGCTTGGCCTCTTTCTCGGCGTCGAGCGCCGCCATCTTGCGGCCGAGCGGCGAATCGATGCGGCCCATGCGCACCGTCTCGGTCACCGAGCCGTCGGCATTCATCGACGGCGGGTCGATCGGCACCCGCTCGCCACGTGCGCGGCGCTTCGACCAGTCGGAAACGAGGCTGGCTTCCTTGATGCCGGCAATGGTCGGCTTGGGCGCCACCGAGCTCGACTTCACTGCCGAACTGAAGGCCGCGTCGTAGCTCTTCTCATAGTTGGCATAGGCCGTCTTCAGCGAGTCGGGCTGCGTCGTTGCCGGGCAGGGGCCGGTCGGGTCGAAGGTCGTGCCTTCGGGCGCCACCTGGTTGAAGACGTAGCGCTTCTCGCAGACGTCGACCTTGGGCGGCACCTTGGTGATCTCGAAATTGTCATAGCCGACCTTCAGCATCTTCCAGAACTCGTAGTTCGGGTCGTTGCGATAGCGCGCCATGTTGGCGGCGGTCATGCGGAACGGGAAGGCCTGGATCTGGAACTCGGTCTGGCCGCCCTGGAAGGCGTCACGGCCGAAGGCATAGATCTGCTCGATCTGTGCGTCGGTCATCGAATAGCAGCCGGAAGACGAACAGGCGCCATGCACCATCAGATTGGCGCCGGTGCGGCCGTTGGCGCGGTCATAGGCATTGGGGAAGCCAATGTTGAAGGACAGATGATAGTTCGAGCGCGGATTCATCTGCGACGGACGCACCGTGTAGAAGCCTTCCGGCGCCTGGCGGTCGCCCTCGGTGTATTTGGGGCCGAGCTTGCCCGACCATTTGCAGATGTCGTAGGTGGCGACGAGATCGTAGCGGCCGTTGGTCTTGGCCTTCCAGATCTCCAGCTTGCCCTCTTCCTTGAAGATGCGCGCCATCACCGAGGAGGTGCGCACCATGCCCTTGGCCTTCATGTCGGCCAGAATCTTGTCCGGCAGCGGCTTGTTGGCCTCCGGCGCGAAATTCTTCATCGACGAATCATTGCAGCCGGCGACGCCTATCGCGGCGATCAGGACTCCGGTGCGGGCAAGCTTGGCAAACATCGATACGGCTATGTCTTTTCTCTCGGGTCAACGGCTTCGGCTTGGCCGGCCCCGCAGGCTGAACACCAATGGACCGTAAGCCCGTTAACCTTGAAAATTCCTTACCGCAAGCTTCGACGAACCCCTCACGGCGATTTTCATTGAGCCGAATCCAGCGGCATTTTTGTGGCGAAATTGTTCATTGCCGCCACAGTTTACCACGGGCAGCCCGATTAAAGCGCGCCGCGTTGAAACGGATTCAGGCGACGCGCTTTAAGTTCTCGTCTTGATGCATGTCGTTCTCCCAAAACCGCTGCGCACTTTTGGGCGACATGCACTAAAGGCTGCGGCCCATCGCCAGGTATTTCTCGCGGCGCTGTTCGCGGAAATCGATGTTGGCGCCGGCAAAGTCCTTCATCGTCTTGGCGATGAGGTCGCCGGTGGCGGTGATCACCTTTTCCGGTGCTCGCTGGGCGCCGCCCATCGGCTCGGGAACGATGGCGTCGATGATCTTCATCTCGAGAAGGTCCTGGGCGGTGATCTTCATGCTCGTCGCCGCGTCCTTGGAGCGGGTGGTGTCGCGCCACAGGATCGAGGCGGCGCCCTCCGGCGAAATCACCGAATAGATGGCATGCTCCAGCATATAGACGCGATTGGCGGTGGCGATGGCGATGGCGCCGCCCGAGCCGCCCTCGCCGATGACGACCGAGATCGACGGCACCTTGAGCGCCAGGCAGGCGGAGGTGGAGCGCGCGATGGCCTCGGCCTGGCCTCGCTCCTCGGCGCCGACGCCGGGATAGGCGCCGGCCGTGTCCACCAGCGTCAGAAGCGGGATCTTGAAACGGTCGGCAAGCTCCATCAGGCGCACCGCCTTGCGGTAGCCTTCCGGCCGCACCGAGCCGAAATTGTGCTTGATGCGGCTTGCCGTATCCGAGCCCTTCTCCTGGCCGATCACCGCCACCGGCTCGCCGCGGAAGCGGGCGAAGCCGCCGACGATCGCCTGGTCGTCGCCGAAATTGCGGTCGCCGGCCAAAGGCGTGAAATCGCTGAACAGGCCCTTGATGTAGTCGACGCAGTGTGGCCTGTCGGGATGGCGCGCCACCTGCACCTTCTGCCAGGGGGTGAGCGCCTTGTAGAGGTCGCGCAACGCATCGCGCGACCGCTTTTCCAGTCGGCTGATCTCGTCGGCGACATCGACCGCCTCGCCGTTCTCCGCGAGCTTCTTCAGCTCAAGGATCTTGAGTTCCAGATCCTGCACCGGCTTTTCGAAATCGAGGTAATTGTACATGCTTGGGCGGACCGATCCGTCGGAAGGCAATGGCTGGCGGAACCCTGGAAATGCTGGCTCCGGGCGGTGGAACGTCGCCCTCACATAGCGATATGAGGCCTAGTCGGCAAGCGGATGATGATCGTTGACCAGTCGCACCAGCCGCTCCTCCAGCACATGGGTATAGATCTGCGTGGTGGAGATATCGGCGTGGCCAAGCAGTTGCTGCACGGCTCTCAGATCGGCCCCGTTCTGCAGCAGATGACTGGCGAAGGCATGGCGAAGCACATGCGGCGAGATCTTGGCCGACGCGATGCCGGCCCGAGCCGCTAGACCCTTGAGGTCGCGGGCAAAGACCTGCCGGGAGAGATGGCCGCTTTCGGAAGAAGCCGGAAACAGATAGGAGCTCTCGGCAAAGGCCGGGCGCTCGGCCCTGGCTTCAAGCCACGCCCGCATCGCGGCGCGTGCCTTGGCCGACAGCGGCACCATGCGCTCCTTGTCACCCTTGCCGCGTACCATGAAGAAACGGTCGTCGCGCTGCGCCACCGTCACCGGCAGGCCGACCAGCTCGGAAACACGCAAGCCTGTGGCGTAGAGCACCTCGACGAGGGCATGCAGGCGCAGCGCCGCCAGCCGGTCCTCGTCCGGCGCGGTGCGGCCCGCCTCCTCCGCCGCGCGGTCGAGCAGGCGGCCGGTCTCGGCCTCGGTCATGGTCTTCGGCAGCGGCCGGCCCTTCCTCGGGCTGTCCAGCGTTCCGGTCGGGTCGTCGCCGCGCAAGCCTTCCGTATAGAGGAATTTGAAGAACTGGCGGATCGTAGACAGTTTGCGCGCCTGCGAGGTCGGAGCGAAGCCGCGCGCGGCGATGTCATCGAGATAAGCACGGATGTCGGCCGCGCTCGCTCGCGCCAGCCCGCCGCCGATGGCTTCGGAGGCGTCCTCGAGGTCGCGGCGGTAGGAGGAAAGCGTGTTCTCGGCCGCCCCCCGCTCGGCACTCATCATCTCCAGAAAGGCTTCGATGCGGGCGGCGCTGTTCATCTGGCCGGGATCAGTTCTTCTTCGGATTGAGCTTCTCGGCGGGAATACGCACGCTCATTTCCGCCTGCTTCGGCTCCACGAACATCGCCAGGGCGAACATCACGCCATAGGCAATGCCTGCAAGAACCGCCAGCGTCACGACAAAGCGAAACAATGTCGGCATTAAAGTCTTCGCCCGTCTTCTTGTTCTGCGATTCCAACCCCTGTGCCCTTATGGGACGCCAATCCGGCCAATTCAAGGACGAAGGATTTGGTCGAGAAAGGTTCCCGGTGAAAAGCGTTGGATGCGGTCCGCTCGCGGCGCCGTGCTTGACGCAAACTGGCTTTTGATGTCGATACGGCGCAAAGAGGGTTCCGCATGAACGCGCTGCCAGCAAATCCGCCGGACGAAGGCCGTGTCGCTCTGCTCGGGCGGCTCGGCACCCGTTCCATCGTCTTTGTCGGCCTGATGGGCGCCGGCAAGACGGCGATCGGCCGCAAGGTGGCAACGATGCTTTCGCTGCCCTTCATCGACAGCGACCAGGAGATCGAAAGCGTGTCGCGCATGACGGTGCCGGAACTGTTCGAGCGCTATGGCGAGCCGGAGTTCCGGGCGCTGGAGCAGCGGGTGATCCTGCGTCTGCTCGAAAATGGACCGCAGGTGCTGTCGACCGGCGGCGGCGCCTTCATGAACGCGCAGACGCGGGAGGCGATCGCCGCTCACGGCGTCTCTGTCTGGCTGAAGGCCGATCTCGATCTGTTGATGGAGCGGGTCTCGAAGAAGCAGAACCGACCGCTGTTGAAGAATCCCGATCCGCGCGGCGTGCTGGAGAAGCTGATGGACGAGCGTTATCCGGTCTACGCCGCGGCCGACATCACGGTTCCGACCCGCGACGACCGCAAGGAAGTCATCGCCGGCGAGGTGGTGTGCGCGGTTTGCGCCTATCTCGGTGTCGCCGCGATCGCGACCAGCGACGAGGTGGAACAGTGAGCCAGACCGAACCGGTAAAGGTCGGGGTCGGACTTGGCGACCGTGCCTATGACATTTTGATCGGGCCTGGCCTGCTCTCCGGCGCCGGAGCGGAAATTGCCGACCGCCTTCCCGGCACGCGCGCGGCCATCATCACCGACGACAATGTCGCCGCCGCGCATCTCGGAACGCTGAGGTCCGGCCTGGAAAAAGGCGGCATCCAGGCGGCCGTCATCACGCTCCCGGCCGGCGAAAAGACCAAGAGTTTCGCCCATCTCGAAGAAGTGGTCGACGGCGTGCTTGCCGCCAAGCTCGAACGACGCGACGTGGTGATAGCACTCGGCGGCGGCGTCATCGGCGACCTTGCCGGCTTCGCCGCCGGCATCGTGCGTCGCGGGATGAACTTCGTGCAGGTGCCGACCTCGCTGCTGGCGCAGGTCGATTCTTCCGTCGGCGGCAAGACCGGCATCAACAGCGCCCGCGGCAAGAACCTGGTCGGCGTCTTCAACCAGCCCAAGCTGGTGCTGGCCGATACCGGCGTGCTCGACACGCTGCCGATCCGTGAGTTCCGCGCCGGCTATGCCGAGCTTGCCAAATACGGGCTGATCGACCGACCCGGCTTCTTCGCCTGGCTGGAGGAGAACTGGCAAAAAGTGTTCGCTGGCGGCCAGGAGCGGACGGAAGCCATCGCCGAGGCCTGCCGCGCCAAGGCCGACGTCGTTGCGCGCGACGAATTCGAGACCGGTGACCGCGCCCTGCTCAACCTCGGACACACGTTCGGCCATGCGCTCGAAGCGGCCACGAATTATGACGGCGCCCGCCTCGTCCATGGCGAGGGCGTCGCCATCGGCATGGCGCTGGCGCACCGTTTCTCGGCGCGCCTCAACCTGGCGAGCCCGGACGATGCCGAGCGCGTGGAAGCGCATCTTCGCGCCGTCGGCCTGCCCTGGCGGATGGCCGACATATCGGGCGATCTGCCGGACGCCGAAGCGCTGCTCGGCTTCATCACTCAGGACAAGAAAGTCTCGCGCGGCGCGCTCACCTTCATCCTGACGCGCGGCGTCGGCCAGGCCTTCATCGCCAAGGACGTGCCGCCCTCGGAAGTGCTGGCGTTCCTGAAGGCGAGCCATCCCGAACGGCTCAAGATGAGCCATTCCAGATGATCGACGCCGGCTGGATCGCCGCAGCCGTCCTTGCCGCCGTCATCCTGCTGGCGTTTCTTTTGCGCACGCGCCTCTTCGCCGCGCTCGGCTACAGTCTGCAACCGATCGAGCCGATGGCGCCCGAGGACGATGAATCGGACGAGAACGGCGACGACACCCGCCGCAACGGGCAGACGCGCGAGGACCGCAACCGGCTGGGCGAGCTTTTCGAACTCGAGGAGCTCGAAGTGTCGGACGTGATGGTCCATCGCACCAACATGCGCTCGGTCAACGCCGACGATCCGCCGGAAATGGTGGTGCGCGAGATCCTGCAGAGCCCGCACACACGCATGCCGCTGTGGAAAGGTTCGCTGGACAACATCGTCGGCGTGCTGCACGCCAAGGATCTGCTGAGGGCGCTCAACGAGGTCGGCAACGACTTTTCCAAGATCGACGTGACAAAAATCGCGTCGAAGCCATGGTTCGTGCCCGACACCACCACCTTGCAGGAGCAACTCAACGCCTTCCTGCGCCGCAAGGCGCATTTCGCCATCGTCGTCGACGAATATGGCGAGATGGAAGGACTGGTGACGCTGGAGGACATCATCGAGGAGATCGTCGGCGAGATCGCCGACGAGCACGATGTCGACATGCAGGGCGTCAAGCAGGAGGCCGACGGCTCGGTCGTCGTGGACGGCACGGTGCCGATCCGCGATCTCAACCGGGCGCTCGACTGGGACCTGCCGGACGAGGAGGCCACGACGATCGCCGGCCTCGTCATCCACGAGACACAGACCATCCCCGAGGAGAAGCAGGCCTTTACCTTCCACGGCAAGCGATTCGTCGTGATGAAGCGCGACAAAAACCGTATCGCAAGGTTGAGGATCCGGCCCGCCGGCGACGGCTAAAGCGCGTCGCGCTGAAACGGATTCATGCGACGCGTTTTAAGTCTTTGTTTTGATGCATGTCGTTCTCCCAAAACCGCTGCGCGCTTTTCCCGGAATTGCCGTAGGGGTCGGGGTCAGAGATCCTTTGTCGAACGCTCGCTGAGCATCGCACCCGTTTCAGTGTCGATCGCCGCCAGGCTGACGTCGTAGCCCCATAGGGTTCGGATATGGC
The window above is part of the Mesorhizobium sp. WSM4904 genome. Proteins encoded here:
- a CDS encoding transporter associated domain-containing protein, coding for MIDAGWIAAAVLAAVILLAFLLRTRLFAALGYSLQPIEPMAPEDDESDENGDDTRRNGQTREDRNRLGELFELEELEVSDVMVHRTNMRSVNADDPPEMVVREILQSPHTRMPLWKGSLDNIVGVLHAKDLLRALNEVGNDFSKIDVTKIASKPWFVPDTTTLQEQLNAFLRRKAHFAIVVDEYGEMEGLVTLEDIIEEIVGEIADEHDVDMQGVKQEADGSVVVDGTVPIRDLNRALDWDLPDEEATTIAGLVIHETQTIPEEKQAFTFHGKRFVVMKRDKNRIARLRIRPAGDG